One genomic region from Rattus norvegicus strain BN/NHsdMcwi chromosome 10, GRCr8, whole genome shotgun sequence encodes:
- the Alox15 gene encoding polyunsaturated fatty acid lipoxygenase ALOX15 isoform X3: protein MFLCVPHFTEFCCTIVPVSVVPAAWMSLFFVLFFKVRISYLLCRYWISDFRTERVVQWEGRKVGGRKQYSARLAVRCGRFLLKDHPLETLAQTKWNSHGSSALAGCPISPVSSLGFRQGFQRCSSSSLPTPPRAKERKEAEFKVDVSEYLGPLLFVRVQKWHYLTDDAWFCNWISVKGPGDQGSEYMFPCYRWVQGRSILSLPEGTGCTVVEDSQGLFRKHREEELEERRSLYRWGNWKDGSILNVAAASISDLPVDQRFREDKRIEFEASQVIGVMDTVVNFPINTVTCWKSLDDFNCVFKSGHTKMAERVRNSWKEDAFFGYQFLNGANPMVLKRSTCLPARLVFPPGMEKLQAQLNKELQGHRPVEKSPCPWSVPEPELGDPHPHYSRFTAKQYFVVLPH, encoded by the exons ATGTTCCTGTGCGTCCCTCACTTCACAGAGTTCTGCTGTACCATAGTGCCAGTGTCAGTAGTACCAGCTGCCTGGatgtctctgttttttgttttgttttttaaagttaggATTTCCTATCTTCTCTGCAGATATTGGATCTCTGATTTTAGGACCGAACGGGTGGTGcaatgggaaggaagaaaggtgggAGGCAGGAAGCAATACTCTGCAAGGCTCGCTGTTAGATGTGGCAG GTTTCTCCTTAAAGACCATCCTCTGGAAACCCTGGCTCAGACCAAATGGAATTCCCATGGATCCTCTGCCTTGGCGGGGTGTCCCATCTCACCTGTATCCTCACTGGGCTTCAGGCAGGGTTTCCAGCGTTGCTCCTCCTCCAGTCTCCCCACTCCACCAAGGGCAAAGGAAAGGAAG GAAGCAGAATTCAAAGtggatgtgtcagaatacctTGGGCCACTGCTGTTCGTAAGAGTGCAGAAATGGCATTATCTCACGGATGACGCCTGGTTCTGCAACTGGATTTCTGTGAAGGGCCCCGGAGACCAAGGATCAGAGTACATGTTCCCCTGTTACcgatgggttcagggcagaagCATCCTGAGCCTCCCTGAGGGCACTG GCTGCACCGTGGTTGAAGATTCTCAAGGACTGTTCAGGAAACATAGGGAAGAGGAGCTTGAAGAGAGGAGGAGTCTGTACAG GTGGGGCaactggaaggatggctcaatCCTGAATGTGGCGGCGGCCAGTATATCTGACCTCCCTGTAGACCAACGATTTCGAGAGGACAAAAGAATTGAATTTGAAGCTTCACAGGTTATAGG GGTAATGGATACTGTTGTCAACTTTCCTATAAACACTGTGACCTGCTGGAAAAGCCTAGATGACTTCAACTGCGTTTTCAAGAGTGGCCATACCAAAATGGCTG AGCGGGTTCGAAACTCCTGGAAGGAAGATGCGTTCTTTGGGTACCAATTTCTCAATGGTGCTAACCCCATGGTGCTGAAGCGCTCTACTTGTCTTCCTGCCCGCCTGGTATTCCCTCCAGGAATGGAGAAGCTACAGGCCCAGCTGAACAAGGAGCTCCAG GGCCACAGACCAGTGGAAAAATCACCCTGCCCCTGGTCTGTCCCTGAACCTGAACTTGGAGATCCCCACCCCCATTATTCAAGGTTCACAGCCAAGCAATACTTCGTTGTACTGCCTCATTAG